In Ruminiclostridium papyrosolvens DSM 2782, the following proteins share a genomic window:
- a CDS encoding recombinase family protein — protein sequence MLGFNKPDINYHIGIYVRQSRDENEENIDTIETQKKLLADFVKKNNIGTIYKTYVDDNVSGAGFERYALEELKKDVMACNVNLVVLKDLSRLGRNNAKTLLFLDFLEEYGVRVITSDGRYDSLKDNETVGIDTWYNEQYNTSRMYY from the coding sequence ATGCTTGGATTTAACAAACCAGATATCAATTATCATATAGGTATATATGTACGGCAAAGCCGAGACGAGAATGAAGAAAATATTGATACCATTGAAACCCAGAAAAAGCTTCTGGCAGACTTTGTGAAAAAGAATAACATTGGAACTATCTATAAAACTTATGTTGATGACAATGTTTCAGGAGCGGGCTTCGAAAGGTATGCCCTTGAAGAACTGAAAAAAGACGTAATGGCTTGCAATGTGAATCTCGTTGTTTTAAAGGACTTGTCAAGGTTGGGAAGAAACAATGCCAAAACTCTGCTTTTCCTTGATTTTCTGGAGGAATATGGGGTGCGAGTTATTACATCTGACGGCAGATATGACAGCCTCAAGGACAATGAAACCGTTGGAATAGATACATGGTACAACGAGCAGTACAATACATCAAGGATGTATTACTGA
- a CDS encoding ABC transporter permease subunit: MNIFFRELKANRKALIIWSVCMFLLILSGMGKYTAYSSGGGGSDVFEKMPYTLKALLGMGSFDVTTIGGFFGMMFVYIELAVAIHAVLLGSGIIAKEERDKTTEFLMVKPVSRTKVITSKFFAAFANLVVINLISFGTSLMMVDVYSKGEDITKNIAVFFVSMFIVQLVFLSLGAALAAVIKKPKVSGSAAAGILMGSFIVAKITDLTDKVNIINVFSPFKYFSYKDIVDGKGIDITIVVLCIVAVTVFVSATYLFYRRRDLKV, encoded by the coding sequence ATGAATATTTTTTTTAGAGAATTGAAGGCAAACAGAAAAGCCTTGATTATATGGAGTGTCTGCATGTTTTTGTTGATACTCAGCGGGATGGGAAAATATACTGCTTACTCTTCAGGCGGAGGAGGCAGTGACGTTTTTGAAAAAATGCCGTATACCTTGAAGGCTTTACTGGGAATGGGTTCTTTTGATGTTACAACTATAGGCGGTTTTTTCGGAATGATGTTTGTCTATATTGAGCTTGCGGTGGCCATACATGCAGTTTTGCTTGGAAGCGGAATAATAGCAAAAGAGGAAAGGGATAAAACTACGGAATTTTTAATGGTGAAACCTGTATCCCGTACAAAGGTAATTACTTCAAAGTTTTTTGCTGCTTTTGCTAATTTGGTGGTTATTAACCTGATAAGTTTTGGTACGTCGTTAATGATGGTTGATGTTTATAGCAAGGGAGAGGACATTACAAAGAATATTGCAGTGTTTTTTGTGAGCATGTTTATTGTCCAACTTGTATTTTTGTCTTTAGGTGCAGCCCTTGCTGCTGTAATTAAAAAACCAAAGGTTTCAGGGTCAGCGGCAGCAGGAATACTTATGGGAAGTTTTATCGTAGCAAAGATTACTGACCTGACTGATAAAGTAAATATAATTAATGTTTTTTCGCCTTTTAAATATTTTAGTTACAAGGATATAGTTGATGGGAAAGGTATTGATATTACAATAGTGGTTTTGTGTATTGTTGCTGTTACAGTTTTTGTGAGTGCAACGTATTTATTTTATAGACGCAGAGATTTAAAAGTTTAG
- a CDS encoding TetR/AcrR family transcriptional regulator: MDKFLNLPEDKRKRIVDAALKSFGANGYKKTSVSDIAKAADISKAMVFHYFGTKKDLYLYLIRMCTDIIINEINSGFDSTVTDFFERIKQSSKLKASVMKKHNYIPAFLIGVYFESDPEVKSDITTLLAAGDDYRDKIAFEGMDTSKFKEGIDPKSVLKMLIWMAEGYFGQLPASILDIDAMLKEFYECMDLLRNNFYKEEYL, translated from the coding sequence TTGGATAAGTTTTTAAACCTGCCTGAAGATAAAAGAAAAAGAATTGTTGATGCAGCTCTTAAATCATTTGGGGCAAATGGCTACAAGAAAACCTCTGTCAGCGATATAGCAAAAGCTGCTGATATTTCAAAAGCAATGGTATTTCACTATTTCGGGACAAAAAAGGATTTGTATTTATATTTAATAAGAATGTGCACTGACATCATTATTAATGAAATAAATAGTGGCTTTGATTCCACGGTTACCGATTTCTTTGAAAGAATAAAGCAATCATCTAAGCTTAAGGCCTCGGTAATGAAGAAGCATAATTATATTCCAGCTTTTCTGATTGGAGTATATTTTGAGTCTGACCCTGAAGTAAAGTCGGATATTACAACTCTGCTTGCCGCTGGAGATGATTACAGAGACAAAATTGCTTTTGAAGGAATGGATACTTCAAAATTTAAAGAAGGTATTGACCCAAAGTCAGTACTAAAAATGCTTATATGGATGGCGGAAGGTTACTTCGGTCAATTGCCTGCATCTATACTGGATATTGACGCTATGTTAAAGGAATTTTATGAATGTATGGATTTGCTCAGGAACAATTTTTATAAGGAGGAGTATTTATGA
- a CDS encoding SGNH/GDSL hydrolase family protein, protein MKKFNVTRKSGAFLIVFSMLFVLFLAAAGSTNVSATEPAGVYGDFNGDNNVDALDFVKFKKYFIEQDTTYYKYMDLNSDSALDAMDLAILKQYLLGMVKTLPINAAPEKPGVLLVGRFDTSDSAGPKFGWSTSTIKASFTGTAISATIKSSGDNWFNVIIDGVVKTPVNIPSGSSSPITLASGLKDGITHTVELVRRTEAWIGEAQFLGFNVTGGELLPAPLPSTRRIEFIGDSITCGYGNEGTTQYQSFTTKNENAYMAYGAITARLLKADPTTVCWSGKGLVQNYGGDLNDLMPAVYSRVLPYNTTLTWDSSKWTPQVVVINLGTNDFSTGSVDKTTFATAYSNFVTKIRGQYPDAHIYCAAGPMLSGDQLTKCKGAITSVVDQKKASGDSKIHLIEFPVQLESNGYGEDWHPSVKTHELMANQLAETIKTDLGW, encoded by the coding sequence ATGAAAAAATTTAATGTGACAAGAAAATCAGGGGCATTTCTAATTGTGTTTTCAATGCTTTTTGTACTATTTTTAGCTGCTGCAGGCAGCACAAACGTTTCTGCAACTGAGCCAGCCGGTGTGTATGGTGACTTCAATGGTGACAACAATGTGGATGCTCTGGATTTTGTTAAATTTAAGAAATATTTCATTGAGCAGGATACTACATACTACAAATATATGGATTTAAATAGTGATAGTGCGTTGGATGCAATGGACTTAGCTATTTTGAAACAATATCTGTTGGGCATGGTTAAGACCCTTCCGATTAACGCTGCACCTGAAAAACCCGGAGTACTGCTGGTTGGTAGGTTTGATACCAGCGATTCTGCCGGACCTAAATTCGGGTGGAGTACTTCTACTATAAAGGCAAGTTTTACAGGAACTGCAATAAGTGCAACTATTAAATCCTCAGGGGACAACTGGTTTAACGTTATAATTGACGGAGTTGTAAAAACACCTGTTAATATTCCTTCCGGGTCTTCTTCTCCGATTACTCTTGCTTCCGGCCTTAAGGACGGTATTACACATACTGTTGAACTGGTCAGAAGAACTGAAGCTTGGATTGGTGAAGCACAATTTTTAGGCTTTAATGTTACAGGCGGTGAATTGTTACCTGCTCCTTTACCATCAACAAGAAGAATTGAGTTCATAGGTGATTCTATTACATGCGGTTACGGTAACGAAGGAACAACCCAGTATCAGTCGTTTACAACCAAAAATGAAAATGCATATATGGCGTATGGCGCAATAACTGCCAGACTTCTGAAGGCTGACCCGACAACTGTGTGCTGGTCAGGTAAAGGATTAGTACAAAACTATGGCGGGGATCTTAATGACTTAATGCCGGCAGTTTATTCAAGAGTACTTCCTTACAATACAACTCTCACTTGGGATTCAAGCAAATGGACTCCTCAAGTAGTTGTAATCAATCTGGGTACCAACGACTTTAGTACAGGTTCTGTTGATAAAACAACCTTTGCAACGGCATATTCAAACTTTGTAACAAAAATAAGGGGACAGTATCCTGATGCCCATATCTATTGTGCAGCAGGGCCAATGCTGTCAGGGGATCAACTGACAAAGTGCAAGGGTGCTATAACCAGTGTTGTCGACCAGAAAAAAGCTTCAGGAGATTCAAAGATTCATTTAATAGAATTTCCTGTACAGCTTGAGTCAAACGGCTACGGCGAGGACTGGCATCCCAGCGTTAAAACACATGAGCTGATGGCAAACCAGCTTGCTGAAACTATAAAAACTGATTTAGGATGGTAA
- a CDS encoding alpha/beta hydrolase: MNYEADYRQFVDSEEPLNSIQEKDWAFYGQCGLEYPFFYATPDPKRQDYFARPYSEDPLQRLDIHHLKTPQKKKRPVIFYIHGGGWTNEDKSNTRFVAHDWIKKGYTVVSINYRLSPNVTHPAIIEDCAKALKWVQENIHDYGGDPNRICVVGHSAGGHLAALLVAGVKWHKKYDIDIKKVKCWIPLSGIHDFNLQENYMPPMLGAAIIAMLGGDDNKVECSPVSHITGKEPPCLILHGGDDWLVPRTNSIELHDRLVEKGAKHTKLHIVKGYAHCNMILGFERPGHIPAKLINKYLDEMLPTR; encoded by the coding sequence ATGAATTATGAGGCTGATTATAGGCAGTTTGTAGATTCAGAAGAACCGTTAAACTCAATCCAAGAGAAGGACTGGGCATTTTATGGACAATGTGGACTAGAGTATCCGTTTTTTTATGCCACACCGGATCCCAAGCGTCAGGACTACTTTGCAAGACCCTACAGTGAGGACCCTCTGCAAAGACTGGACATTCACCATTTAAAAACTCCACAAAAAAAGAAACGACCGGTTATTTTCTATATACATGGAGGCGGCTGGACGAATGAAGATAAAAGCAATACAAGATTTGTTGCGCATGACTGGATAAAAAAAGGATATACGGTTGTTTCCATAAACTACAGGTTATCACCAAATGTGACACATCCTGCAATAATAGAAGACTGTGCTAAAGCTCTTAAATGGGTGCAGGAAAATATACATGATTATGGCGGCGACCCAAATAGAATTTGTGTAGTGGGACATTCTGCCGGAGGACATTTGGCAGCTCTTCTTGTTGCGGGAGTTAAATGGCATAAGAAATATGATATAGATATTAAGAAGGTTAAATGCTGGATACCTTTGAGTGGGATACATGATTTTAACCTTCAGGAAAATTACATGCCACCTATGCTTGGTGCGGCAATAATTGCAATGTTGGGTGGAGATGATAATAAAGTTGAATGTTCGCCTGTTTCACATATAACGGGAAAAGAACCCCCTTGTCTTATTTTGCATGGAGGAGATGACTGGCTCGTTCCCAGAACAAATTCCATTGAACTGCATGACAGGCTTGTTGAAAAAGGTGCCAAGCATACAAAGTTACACATTGTAAAAGGTTATGCCCACTGTAATATGATACTTGGATTTGAAAGACCGGGACATATACCTGCTAAATTAATTAATAAATATCTTGATGAAATGCTTCCTACCAGATAA
- a CDS encoding ABC transporter permease subunit: protein MNMFLHELKSMRKSASIWTISLIALSALFLSIYPNVAAEAEEFKKLLANYPPAIRAMLGINIDNIASLLGFYSMVFSFITLGGAIEGMNIGISILSRESRERTADFLLVKPVSRKSIVSAKLMAALATIVYTNIAFYVVTLLIANAVKTENYSNKLFFMINLTLLFLQIIFMAIGMIISVFFKKLKSVLPISLGVVFGLYMVGALDFTRYISPFRYFDITYIINNAGYEASYLVTAAVIVVAAIISSYIIYIRKDIHAVS from the coding sequence ATGAATATGTTTCTCCATGAGCTTAAATCCATGAGAAAGTCAGCGTCTATATGGACAATAAGCCTGATAGCTTTGTCAGCACTCTTTCTTTCCATATATCCTAATGTTGCTGCTGAGGCTGAAGAGTTCAAAAAACTCCTTGCCAACTATCCTCCTGCAATAAGGGCTATGCTTGGAATAAATATTGATAATATTGCTTCCTTATTAGGCTTTTATTCCATGGTATTCTCATTTATTACACTTGGAGGTGCTATTGAGGGTATGAATATTGGAATTTCCATACTTTCAAGGGAATCCAGAGAGCGTACTGCAGATTTCCTTCTGGTAAAGCCTGTTTCCCGTAAATCAATAGTAAGTGCAAAGCTGATGGCTGCATTGGCAACCATAGTTTATACAAATATTGCTTTTTATGTTGTAACACTTCTTATAGCAAACGCTGTTAAGACTGAAAATTATAGTAATAAACTGTTCTTTATGATAAACCTGACGTTATTATTCCTGCAGATTATTTTTATGGCGATAGGTATGATTATTTCGGTATTTTTTAAAAAACTGAAATCTGTTCTTCCAATATCTCTTGGCGTGGTTTTTGGACTTTATATGGTGGGGGCTTTGGATTTTACACGATATATTTCTCCCTTCAGATATTTTGATATTACCTATATCATAAATAATGCAGGCTATGAGGCTTCATATCTTGTTACGGCTGCTGTAATAGTAGTTGCAGCCATTATTTCAAGCTATATCATTTATATCAGAAAGGATATCCATGCGGTAAGTTAA
- a CDS encoding 5-formyltetrahydrofolate cyclo-ligase, whose protein sequence is MRKKYISFRDSMSSDSLLEKSSILAQRLNELDCVKNAETLMCYVSFGSEVYTHDIINNWLSQGKQVCVPRVVKTKGKSLEAVKISSLQELEPGTYGVLEPATGQNNTVSPDLIDVVIVPGCAFDLHRNRMGYGAGYYDRFLKLISDNCLKVGVAFDFQVMDEIPCDELDIPMDIIITEDKII, encoded by the coding sequence ATGAGAAAAAAGTACATTTCCTTTAGGGATAGTATGAGTTCAGATAGTTTACTTGAAAAATCAAGTATTTTAGCTCAAAGGCTAAATGAGTTAGACTGCGTTAAGAATGCAGAGACCTTGATGTGTTATGTGAGCTTTGGGAGCGAGGTTTATACTCATGATATTATTAATAACTGGCTTTCCCAAGGAAAACAGGTATGTGTTCCCCGGGTTGTTAAAACTAAGGGAAAATCCTTGGAGGCAGTAAAAATAAGCAGCCTACAGGAACTGGAGCCTGGAACTTATGGTGTATTGGAGCCTGCTACAGGACAAAATAATACTGTCAGTCCTGATTTAATTGATGTGGTGATTGTACCGGGATGTGCATTTGATTTACACAGAAATCGTATGGGGTATGGAGCCGGTTATTACGACAGGTTTCTGAAATTAATATCAGACAACTGCTTGAAGGTAGGGGTTGCTTTTGATTTTCAGGTAATGGATGAAATACCCTGCGATGAACTTGACATTCCCATGGACATTATTATTACAGAAGATAAAATTATTTAA
- a CDS encoding fibronectin type III domain-containing protein yields the protein MRFGQNNTASAAAYSTWVQKASGATPRYNQVSVAINGKMYVFGGDSGFQYNHDLWEYNPVTDTWLQKATCPATLVGPCAAVVDGKMYVNSYRDFYVYDPATDKWTILSACPKISSGGRSMASVNGKIYIFGGNYSGDFITSDLWEYDPQSTIWTNKANSPVPLVNQTAVGINGKMYVYGGQTGDKDWRITGCLMEYDPLTNKWTTKSYGPASREHSAVVINGKMYVCGGLYNDVYVKGMHEYDPATNKWIQMADAPFVVGNNSAAAINNKIYVFGSANGHGMTNSLWECSISTPPSYTVNSPSDNMTFSEKDTGFIPRITISDIDNDTLSCRYYIDSETTPRDTKTLTNTLAAQTVNFNSLDMSTLSEGTHTIRFEADDIGITTPVTKTVSFNLDKSYPVMGAVTVSTTTNTVTILGSATDSFTGMDSNPYRYTIGSEVSPWGNATTYTSQNNLISNMMYEAKFEARDTVGHISTSSQNVYTKADVPDLAVNNASSYTLDVSTSDNNSDSTQYQISTNNSSQYVTQEGTLTATPVWITLTNKKVTVTGLSPEQTYTFTAKARNAENIETVAGSSVSGTTLIAPPGSPANIIATATDKTITVSWDASSGAIGYEIEVDGTVVNTDTATVYTHVGINSGTPHTYRVRARNAGGPGNWSAPITKSTLPASPDIPVNLNAVPLSTSVTVTWNNVSGATGYDIEVDGALVNNGPNTNYIHNSLTPGTHHTYRVRSINPGGKSEWSGYVNTTTLLDTVPVPINISATPSLNSIALTWDKVGGASGYEISVDGVAFDNGTRTTYTHSNLAPGTQHVYRVRAKKSGVASEWSAAVVSATLTNEFGTPLNLKANADNSSIVLSWNPVANATGYEVEVDGVATDNGDETTCIHNGLLPNTTHTYRVRAKRDAEISEWTEPLAVNTFLLQTPKELTANSDETSMTINWQPIEGATGYELDFDGSVITGISETTYLAGGLEQNSQHEIKVRAVSEGGTSNWSNALIKSTKFTSGNVPKVSAIAKKTSISVMWNKIDGATSYDVEADGAVTSNVNALTYTSKGLQAGTKHTYRVRANNSSGAGDWGSVFTVSTLPQGPVIPSNVVSSSNMTSILISWDKVTGAEEYEIEVDGLIIDNGTGTSCLHKGLSPDTTHTYKVRARSVSGISEWSTPMIIKTLNSVQTYDITSSAGEEFDLILSGSDIQDLNKYTFSIQYDTKDFDLLDLCGFTPKTDTQEGDIYGTDITVKQVAPGTIVFVKKGSAQSWQVWSGIVNSIRLRAKHDGPAEITYTIQ from the coding sequence GTGAGGTTTGGACAAAATAACACAGCTTCGGCTGCTGCGTATTCCACCTGGGTTCAGAAGGCAAGTGGGGCAACACCGCGTTATAATCAGGTTTCCGTAGCGATAAATGGTAAGATGTATGTTTTCGGAGGCGATAGTGGATTTCAATATAATCATGACTTATGGGAATATAATCCTGTAACGGATACGTGGTTACAGAAAGCAACTTGTCCAGCTACACTAGTTGGCCCATGTGCAGCAGTGGTAGATGGAAAAATGTATGTTAATTCATATAGAGATTTTTACGTGTATGACCCTGCAACTGACAAATGGACAATACTAAGTGCCTGTCCCAAGATCTCTAGCGGTGGGCGGTCGATGGCCTCTGTAAATGGTAAAATCTATATATTTGGTGGTAATTATAGTGGAGATTTTATTACAAGTGACTTATGGGAGTATGATCCTCAATCAACAATATGGACTAATAAAGCGAACAGCCCGGTGCCATTAGTCAATCAGACAGCGGTGGGCATAAATGGGAAGATGTATGTTTATGGAGGGCAAACAGGTGATAAGGATTGGAGAATTACGGGGTGTTTAATGGAATATGATCCACTGACAAACAAATGGACTACCAAGTCATATGGCCCTGCTAGCAGAGAGCACAGTGCCGTTGTCATAAACGGAAAGATGTATGTTTGCGGAGGACTTTACAACGATGTGTATGTAAAAGGCATGCATGAGTATGACCCGGCAACAAATAAGTGGATTCAAATGGCTGATGCACCATTTGTTGTCGGTAATAATTCAGCAGCAGCCATAAACAATAAAATATATGTTTTTGGTTCTGCTAATGGTCATGGAATGACAAATTCACTCTGGGAATGTTCTATCAGTACGCCACCGAGTTATACGGTAAATTCACCTTCGGATAACATGACATTCTCTGAGAAAGATACTGGATTTATTCCTCGAATAACAATCTCAGATATAGATAATGATACTCTGTCATGCAGATATTACATAGATTCTGAAACTACTCCAAGGGATACAAAGACACTCACAAATACTTTGGCGGCACAAACTGTGAATTTCAATTCTCTGGATATGAGTACACTAAGCGAAGGAACTCATACAATCAGATTTGAGGCAGATGATATTGGAATAACTACACCGGTTACTAAAACAGTCAGTTTTAATTTGGATAAATCTTATCCGGTCATGGGTGCAGTGACAGTATCAACTACAACTAATACTGTCACAATCTTAGGTTCGGCTACGGACAGTTTTACAGGGATGGATTCTAATCCCTACAGATACACTATCGGATCGGAAGTTTCTCCATGGGGAAACGCTACCACGTATACTTCCCAAAACAATCTGATATCAAATATGATGTATGAGGCAAAATTCGAAGCAAGAGATACGGTAGGTCACATTTCAACCAGCTCACAGAATGTATATACAAAGGCGGATGTACCTGATTTGGCGGTAAATAACGCCTCCTCCTATACTCTTGATGTCTCAACGTCCGATAACAATTCGGATTCTACACAGTACCAGATTAGTACAAATAACAGCAGTCAGTATGTAACCCAAGAAGGAACCCTAACCGCAACACCTGTTTGGATTACACTGACAAACAAAAAGGTAACTGTCACGGGTCTGTCTCCGGAGCAAACCTACACCTTTACCGCAAAAGCAAGAAATGCTGAAAATATTGAAACTGTTGCCGGTTCTTCTGTGAGTGGGACAACCCTTATAGCACCTCCCGGTTCACCTGCAAATATTATTGCTACCGCAACAGACAAGACCATAACTGTCTCATGGGACGCTTCAAGTGGGGCTATAGGTTATGAAATCGAGGTTGACGGAACAGTTGTAAATACTGATACTGCAACTGTATACACACATGTTGGTATCAATTCCGGAACACCTCATACATATAGGGTCAGAGCCAGAAATGCAGGAGGCCCCGGCAACTGGAGTGCACCAATCACAAAATCCACACTTCCAGCTTCGCCGGATATACCTGTTAACCTTAATGCAGTACCTCTGAGTACCTCAGTTACGGTTACATGGAACAATGTCTCAGGAGCGACCGGATATGATATAGAGGTGGATGGGGCTCTTGTAAACAATGGCCCGAATACCAACTACATTCATAACAGCCTCACTCCGGGAACCCATCACACATATCGGGTAAGAAGCATTAATCCGGGAGGTAAGAGTGAATGGAGCGGATATGTAAATACCACTACGCTTCTTGATACGGTACCGGTACCGATAAATATTTCTGCAACTCCTTCCCTGAACAGTATAGCCCTCACATGGGACAAGGTAGGCGGAGCATCGGGCTATGAGATATCAGTAGACGGAGTTGCGTTTGACAATGGTACACGAACTACCTATACCCATAGTAATCTTGCACCGGGAACACAGCATGTTTACCGTGTCAGGGCAAAGAAAAGCGGGGTAGCAAGTGAGTGGAGTGCTGCAGTTGTTTCCGCTACGCTAACAAATGAATTTGGAACACCTTTAAACCTAAAGGCTAATGCGGATAATTCTTCAATCGTATTGTCATGGAATCCTGTTGCCAATGCAACCGGCTACGAAGTTGAAGTTGATGGTGTTGCCACGGATAACGGAGATGAAACTACCTGTATACATAACGGATTACTGCCAAATACAACCCACACCTACAGAGTAAGAGCGAAAAGAGATGCCGAGATAAGTGAATGGACTGAGCCATTGGCAGTCAATACATTTTTACTCCAAACTCCTAAAGAGTTAACAGCAAACTCGGATGAAACCTCTATGACAATAAACTGGCAGCCGATTGAGGGAGCAACAGGCTATGAACTTGATTTTGACGGCTCAGTTATAACAGGAATATCAGAAACAACATATTTAGCAGGGGGACTGGAGCAAAATTCGCAACATGAGATAAAAGTCAGGGCGGTCAGTGAAGGTGGTACCAGTAACTGGAGTAATGCATTAATCAAATCTACAAAATTTACTTCCGGTAATGTACCCAAGGTTTCAGCTATAGCTAAAAAGACTTCTATATCAGTTATGTGGAATAAAATTGATGGTGCAACTTCTTATGATGTTGAAGCAGACGGAGCAGTAACCTCAAATGTTAACGCATTGACTTATACAAGCAAAGGACTTCAGGCAGGCACAAAACATACTTATCGGGTAAGGGCAAATAACAGTTCGGGAGCAGGAGACTGGGGCAGTGTATTTACTGTTTCAACACTTCCCCAAGGCCCCGTTATACCTTCAAATGTGGTGTCCTCCTCTAACATGACCTCCATACTTATCAGTTGGGATAAAGTTACAGGAGCGGAGGAATATGAAATTGAGGTTGACGGATTAATTATTGACAACGGTACAGGAACAAGTTGTTTACATAAAGGGCTTTCACCTGACACTACCCATACCTATAAAGTAAGGGCAAGAAGTGTTTCAGGTATTAGCGAATGGAGTACTCCGATGATAATAAAGACACTGAACTCAGTACAGACATATGATATTACTTCATCTGCCGGAGAGGAATTTGACTTGATTTTATCAGGTTCAGACATTCAGGACTTAAACAAATATACATTTTCAATTCAGTACGATACTAAGGATTTTGATTTATTAGACCTCTGCGGCTTCACTCCAAAAACAGACACACAGGAAGGGGATATATACGGTACTGATATTACCGTAAAACAGGTAGCTCCCGGAACGATTGTGTTTGTTAAGAAGGGGTCTGCGCAGTCCTGGCAGGTATGGTCGGGTATTGTTAATAGTATAAGGCTCAGGGCAAAACATGACGGCCCGGCAGAAATTACCTATACCATACAGTAA
- a CDS encoding ABC transporter ATP-binding protein, producing MSVIEIKNLTKSYGKARGISNINLSVEQGEIFGFIGPNGAGKSTTIRTLLGLIYPSEGSATVFGKSCTEHPEVRKELGYLPSEVFYYDNMRVIDLLKYSASFYKKDCTNRIKELAEVMNLDLKKKIEDLSFGNKKKVGIVQGLLHEPKLIILDEPTSGLDPLMQQKFFELIAEENRKGATVFFSSHILSEVQKMCSRVAFIKDGKLIKLEKMSTLQENSYKKIGIETKEIISKDVFDIKGVSKLESKGNSINFIFKGNINLIMAKMADINLSNISIEEPDLEEIFMHYYVKED from the coding sequence ATGAGTGTCATTGAAATTAAGAATCTTACAAAAAGTTATGGTAAAGCAAGAGGTATAAGCAATATAAATCTTAGCGTAGAGCAGGGCGAGATTTTCGGTTTTATCGGTCCTAATGGAGCAGGCAAGTCAACTACTATCAGAACCCTCCTTGGCCTTATATATCCCTCTGAGGGGAGTGCAACTGTATTTGGAAAAAGCTGTACTGAACATCCTGAGGTGAGAAAAGAATTGGGATACCTTCCTTCAGAGGTTTTTTACTATGACAATATGAGGGTAATAGACCTTTTGAAGTATTCAGCCAGTTTTTACAAAAAGGACTGTACAAATAGAATTAAAGAACTTGCAGAAGTAATGAATCTTGACCTTAAAAAGAAAATAGAAGACCTTTCCTTCGGAAATAAGAAAAAGGTGGGTATTGTCCAGGGGCTTCTTCACGAACCAAAGTTGATTATTCTTGATGAGCCTACCAGTGGACTTGACCCTCTTATGCAGCAGAAATTCTTTGAGCTTATTGCAGAGGAAAACCGTAAGGGAGCAACAGTGTTCTTTTCTTCGCATATTCTCAGTGAGGTTCAGAAAATGTGCAGCAGAGTGGCTTTCATAAAGGATGGTAAGCTTATAAAGCTCGAAAAAATGAGTACACTTCAGGAAAACAGTTATAAGAAGATTGGTATTGAAACTAAAGAAATTATTTCTAAAGATGTATTTGATATAAAGGGTGTCAGCAAATTGGAAAGTAAAGGTAACAGCATTAATTTCATTTTTAAAGGAAACATCAATTTGATTATGGCAAAAATGGCTGATATCAATCTTAGCAATATTTCAATTGAAGAACCTGACCTTGAGGAAATCTTTATGCATTATTACGTAAAGGAGGATTGA